A section of the Chryseobacterium ginsenosidimutans genome encodes:
- a CDS encoding AAA family ATPase, protein MSDTYQAEDIRQLTEKVKEKNYLFDLLRQEINKVIIGQEYMIDRLLVGLLGNGHVLLEGVPGLAKTLAIKTLAEAVHGDFSRIQFTPDLLPADVVGTMIFNIKDNDFSIKRGPVFANFVLADEINRAPAKVQSALLEVMQEKQVTIGDETMKLPKPFLVLATQNPIDQEGTYLLPEAQSDRFMLKCTIDYPEFEDERKVMRMVSTSHQPEIKPVISLQDIVDAKELINQIYLDEKIEKYILDMVFATRYPENYGLSDLKNYISFGASPRASINLAIASRAYAFLRGRAFVIPEDVKSLAKDVLRHRIGLTFEAEAEEISSEEIVNRILAKIQAP, encoded by the coding sequence ATGTCAGATACATATCAAGCAGAAGATATTCGTCAGTTGACGGAAAAAGTAAAGGAGAAAAACTATTTATTTGATCTTCTGAGACAGGAAATTAATAAAGTTATTATCGGTCAGGAGTATATGATAGACCGCCTTTTGGTAGGGCTTTTGGGAAATGGTCACGTTCTTTTGGAGGGTGTTCCGGGTTTGGCAAAAACTTTAGCGATAAAAACTTTGGCAGAAGCTGTACACGGTGATTTTTCAAGAATTCAGTTTACACCCGATTTGCTTCCTGCAGATGTGGTAGGAACGATGATTTTCAATATCAAAGACAATGATTTTTCAATAAAAAGAGGTCCTGTTTTTGCAAATTTTGTCCTTGCGGATGAGATCAACCGTGCTCCTGCAAAAGTGCAATCGGCTCTTTTGGAAGTCATGCAGGAAAAGCAGGTGACAATCGGAGATGAAACTATGAAACTTCCGAAGCCGTTTTTGGTATTGGCAACTCAGAACCCGATCGATCAGGAAGGAACTTATCTTTTACCAGAAGCTCAAAGCGACCGTTTTATGTTGAAATGTACGATCGATTATCCTGAATTTGAGGATGAAAGAAAAGTAATGAGAATGGTTTCTACTTCACATCAGCCGGAAATTAAACCTGTGATTTCTTTACAGGATATTGTTGATGCTAAAGAATTGATTAATCAGATCTATTTAGACGAAAAGATAGAAAAATATATCTTGGATATGGTTTTTGCAACGCGTTATCCTGAAAATTACGGACTTTCTGATCTTAAAAATTATATCAGTTTCGGTGCATCTCCGAGAGCTTCAATCAACTTGGCGATCGCATCCAGAGCCTATGCATTCTTGAGAGGAAGAGCATTTGTAATTCCTGAAGATGTAAAATCTTTGGCGAAAGATGTGTTGAGACACAGAATTGGTTTAACTTTCGAAGCAGAAGCGGAAGAAATTTCATCAGAAGAAATTGTCAACAGAATTTTGGCTAAAATTCAGGCTCCTTAA
- a CDS encoding GNAT family N-acetyltransferase, protein MEEIIIRKAVQQDCAPMLGLIKELADYEKALHEVTLTLKQFIEDGFGKSPVWGAFVAEFNGEIVGISLYYDRYSTWKGRRLYLEDLVVTEKLRGKQIGKKLFEMTMEYGKSNQYSGMVFQVLNWNEPAINFYKKYSPKFDDEWFNVSIEFK, encoded by the coding sequence ATGGAAGAAATTATAATCAGAAAAGCAGTTCAGCAAGATTGTGCTCCGATGTTGGGGTTAATTAAAGAATTGGCCGACTATGAAAAAGCTTTGCATGAAGTTACCTTAACTTTAAAGCAGTTTATTGAAGATGGGTTCGGGAAATCTCCGGTTTGGGGAGCTTTTGTAGCGGAATTTAATGGAGAAATTGTTGGTATCTCATTGTATTACGATAGGTATTCAACGTGGAAAGGAAGAAGATTGTATCTGGAAGATTTGGTAGTGACAGAAAAATTGAGAGGAAAACAAATCGGAAAGAAGCTATTTGAAATGACAATGGAATACGGAAAATCAAACCAATACAGCGGAATGGTTTTCCAGGTGTTGAATTGGAATGAACCGGCAATTAATTTCTACAAAAAATACAGTCCGAAATTTGATGATGAATGGTTTAATGTTTCTATTGAGTTTAAATAA
- a CDS encoding DUF58 domain-containing protein: MQIKDIVKKVKQIEIRTRKKTEASLMGQYHSAFKGQGMTFSEVRPYQFGDEIRRIDWNKTARFREPFVKVMEEERELTMMILVDISASMDYGTKNQLKREYVAEIAASLGFSAAGNNDKVGLILFADKVYKVIPPQKGRKHILSIISNILTADYIPAESKIDKAMEYMMGIFKRKSLVFLFSDFEDEYDSKMLRVASKKHQLLGMRIFDDKDNEIPDVGYTLLYDSETGKQVWANTSNARWRYTFAEAQKQKLRALEEDFANSSASFMNINTGSDYSKLLYNYFQKK, translated from the coding sequence ATGCAGATAAAAGATATTGTAAAAAAAGTCAAGCAGATAGAAATCCGTACTCGAAAGAAGACGGAAGCTTCTTTGATGGGACAATATCACAGTGCTTTTAAAGGGCAGGGAATGACTTTTTCGGAGGTTCGTCCGTATCAGTTTGGCGATGAAATCCGTAGAATCGACTGGAATAAAACGGCCCGTTTCCGTGAACCTTTCGTAAAGGTAATGGAAGAGGAAAGGGAATTGACGATGATGATTTTGGTTGATATTTCAGCTTCGATGGATTATGGTACAAAAAATCAGTTGAAAAGAGAATATGTTGCCGAAATTGCTGCAAGTTTGGGATTTTCAGCCGCAGGAAATAATGATAAAGTGGGATTGATTTTATTTGCTGATAAGGTTTATAAAGTTATTCCGCCACAAAAAGGAAGAAAACATATTTTGTCGATTATCAGTAATATTCTAACGGCAGATTACATTCCGGCAGAATCCAAAATCGACAAAGCAATGGAATATATGATGGGAATTTTTAAAAGAAAATCTCTGGTGTTTCTTTTCTCCGATTTTGAAGATGAATATGATTCCAAAATGTTAAGAGTGGCTTCAAAAAAGCATCAGTTGTTGGGAATGAGGATTTTTGATGACAAAGACAATGAAATTCCCGATGTTGGATATACACTTTTATATGATTCTGAAACCGGAAAACAAGTTTGGGCAAATACTTCCAACGCGAGATGGAGATATACTTTTGCAGAAGCTCAGAAACAGAAATTAAGGGCTTTGGAAGAGGATTTTGCCAATAGTTCGGCAAGTTTTATGAATATCAATACGGGTTCCGACTATTCAAAATTATTGTATAATTATTTTCAAAAGAAGTAA
- a CDS encoding BatD family protein, giving the protein MKKLLFIFCFLICANAFSQILSSSVEKKTIALGEVNHIVVTINNLKNQKVSAAPENELLPFHFEEVKDSIAQTQDVYYRRIEFAVFDEGKFTIPELEFRVGDKILKTIPYEIDVINTAQKSDPINDIMNNKNVKLEVTDYWELYKFYILAAIAVICLIIAIVMFVKYGRKSKNSPVVATNQTLKELDSLKKKKYVESGNYRSFYVELIEISRKFITKQYHLPADVLLTDDLIDLMKKNNTISQENERVVGDVFLRGDLVKFAKTFPDKETMEKDLAEIRDFVKRSSKDLEFENLRKDV; this is encoded by the coding sequence TTGAAAAAACTATTATTTATATTTTGTTTTTTAATCTGTGCAAATGCTTTTTCACAGATACTTTCTTCCAGTGTTGAGAAGAAAACTATCGCTTTGGGAGAAGTGAATCATATTGTTGTGACGATTAATAATCTGAAAAATCAAAAAGTTTCTGCAGCTCCTGAAAACGAATTGCTGCCTTTTCATTTTGAAGAAGTAAAAGACAGTATCGCACAAACTCAGGATGTGTATTACAGAAGAATTGAGTTTGCTGTTTTTGATGAAGGAAAATTCACTATTCCTGAGCTTGAGTTTAGAGTCGGAGATAAAATTTTAAAAACAATTCCTTATGAAATTGATGTGATCAATACGGCTCAAAAGTCAGATCCGATCAATGATATTATGAATAATAAAAATGTAAAACTTGAAGTAACCGATTATTGGGAATTGTACAAGTTTTATATTTTGGCCGCAATTGCTGTTATTTGTTTGATTATTGCAATTGTGATGTTTGTAAAATATGGTAGAAAATCTAAAAATTCACCTGTTGTTGCTACGAATCAGACTTTAAAAGAGCTAGACTCTCTTAAAAAGAAAAAATATGTGGAAAGTGGAAATTACCGTTCATTCTATGTTGAATTGATCGAGATTTCACGAAAATTTATTACTAAACAATATCATTTGCCGGCAGATGTCTTGTTGACGGATGATTTGATTGATTTGATGAAGAAAAACAATACGATTTCTCAGGAAAATGAAAGGGTAGTTGGAGATGTATTTTTAAGAGGTGACCTTGTGAAATTTGCAAAAACCTTTCCTGATAAGGAAACGATGGAAAAAGATCTTGCGGAGATCAGAGACTTTGTAAAAAGATCATCAAAAGATCTGGAATTTGAAAACTTGAGAAAGGATGTTTAA
- a CDS encoding VWA domain-containing protein: MFNFEFFSPWFLALFFLFIPLLFRDVSKQKRKGIKVPTVKNMGDSGGIQIVMFLLKISKYIILSALIIAMARPRTFTISQDRDDTKGIDIMLSVDVSLSMLAKDLTPDRLTALKDIAIKFVDKRPNDRIGLVAYSGEAFTKVPVTSDHQVVIDELQNLNPLELQPGTAIGEGLSVAVNHLKNSKAKSKIIILMTDGVNTIENAMPPAIAAELAKNNGIKVYSIGIGTNGYALMPTQTDIFGDLVFTETEVKIDEPVLKEVAQMTGGKYFRATSNSSLEEVYDEINQLEKSDVKVSKLFNYQEYFKIFLWIALGMLFFDALLRWGFYKILS; the protein is encoded by the coding sequence ATGTTTAATTTTGAGTTTTTTAGTCCGTGGTTTTTAGCACTTTTCTTTTTGTTTATTCCTCTTTTATTCAGAGATGTGAGCAAACAGAAAAGGAAAGGTATAAAAGTTCCGACCGTCAAAAATATGGGCGACAGTGGTGGAATCCAAATCGTGATGTTTTTATTGAAAATTTCAAAATACATCATTCTTTCCGCTTTGATTATTGCGATGGCAAGACCAAGAACTTTTACCATTTCGCAGGACAGAGACGATACAAAAGGGATCGATATTATGCTCTCTGTTGATGTTTCTTTAAGTATGTTGGCGAAAGATCTGACGCCGGATCGTTTGACAGCCTTAAAAGATATCGCTATAAAATTCGTGGATAAAAGACCGAATGACAGGATTGGTTTGGTAGCATATTCCGGAGAGGCTTTTACGAAAGTTCCGGTAACTTCTGATCATCAAGTTGTTATTGATGAATTACAGAATTTAAATCCTTTAGAACTACAACCTGGAACTGCGATTGGAGAAGGACTTTCTGTAGCGGTCAATCACCTGAAAAACAGCAAAGCAAAAAGCAAAATCATCATCTTAATGACAGATGGTGTTAATACAATTGAAAATGCGATGCCTCCTGCCATTGCTGCAGAACTGGCTAAAAATAACGGGATAAAAGTGTATTCTATCGGAATAGGAACCAATGGATATGCCTTGATGCCTACTCAGACAGATATTTTTGGGGATTTGGTTTTCACCGAAACAGAAGTGAAAATTGATGAGCCTGTGTTGAAAGAAGTAGCTCAGATGACGGGTGGAAAATATTTCAGAGCGACATCAAACAGTAGTTTGGAAGAAGTTTATGATGAAATTAATCAATTGGAGAAATCTGACGTAAAGGTTTCTAAATTATTTAATTATCAGGAATATTTTAAAATTTTCCTTTGGATTGCCTTAGGAATGTTATTTTTTGATGCATTATTGAGGTGGGGTTTTTATAAAATTTTAAGTTAA
- a CDS encoding vWA domain-containing protein → MDWYLGNYWYLLLLLLLPLLAVFLIRYLKWKKKKREIFADSQFHEHLFEKRSGFTRFFPALYLLGTLFLIFSIIDLLSGSEEIKTNQKLNNVIFMLDVSNSMNAEDINPSRLTEAKNLMLQMMQKMKSDKVGIVIFAGQATSIMPLTTDYNSAETYISGIETNSMQIQGTDFLNGIKIAAEKFKNVGKDARKVVLLSDGEDNEGNDDAAIKLAKKEGIMITSVGIGSDEGAPVPEYVFGQLMGYKTDMSGQTVISKRQTEALKKMSESTGGTYIDGNNINEAPDRILDALHKKMGSSETLVKSQNANHYYQYFLAVSMFFFFLIYIFNPKRDFNV, encoded by the coding sequence ATGGATTGGTATTTAGGGAATTATTGGTACTTGTTGTTGCTGTTGCTTTTGCCGCTGTTAGCTGTTTTTTTGATCCGTTATTTGAAATGGAAAAAAAAGAAACGTGAAATTTTTGCAGACAGCCAATTTCATGAACATTTATTTGAGAAAAGATCCGGATTTACTAGATTTTTTCCTGCTTTATATTTATTGGGAACATTATTCTTAATCTTTTCAATTATTGATTTATTAAGCGGTTCAGAAGAAATTAAAACCAATCAGAAATTAAATAATGTCATTTTCATGTTGGATGTTTCCAATTCAATGAATGCAGAAGATATTAATCCTAGCCGTTTAACGGAAGCGAAAAATCTAATGCTTCAAATGATGCAGAAGATGAAAAGTGATAAAGTAGGGATCGTTATTTTTGCGGGGCAGGCAACTTCAATCATGCCTTTGACAACAGACTATAACTCTGCGGAAACTTATATCAGCGGTATTGAAACCAATTCTATGCAGATTCAGGGGACTGATTTTTTAAACGGAATCAAAATTGCCGCCGAGAAATTTAAAAACGTAGGCAAAGATGCCAGAAAAGTAGTTTTGCTAAGTGATGGTGAAGATAATGAAGGTAATGATGATGCAGCTATAAAATTAGCTAAAAAAGAAGGGATAATGATAACTTCTGTAGGGATAGGTTCTGATGAAGGAGCTCCCGTTCCGGAATATGTTTTCGGACAATTAATGGGATATAAGACAGATATGTCTGGTCAAACAGTTATTTCAAAAAGGCAGACAGAAGCTTTGAAAAAAATGTCAGAATCAACCGGAGGAACATATATTGACGGAAATAATATCAATGAGGCTCCGGACAGAATCCTGGATGCTTTGCATAAGAAAATGGGATCTTCCGAGACATTGGTGAAATCACAGAATGCGAACCATTATTATCAATATTTCCTTGCTGTATCAATGTTTTTCTTCTTTTTGATTTATATTTTTAATCCTAAAAGAGATTTTAATGTTTAA
- a CDS encoding tetratricopeptide repeat protein, which produces MSFITAFMCSGFLFGQKNYRTLVYEGNEKFNGKDYDGASVKYLEAIRANGKDFTAHYNLGNALYKSKKYEEAKAEFETAQKLSQTLADKAAALHNLGNTYMQMKQPDKAANFYKQSLKQNPYSEATRKNYEIAKLKEKENQQKKQQQNNSGKGGGGGKDQKQNDDQKGNPKDQKQDQGQGQQNQGKGQGNDPNQSQNDEGKIPKDLENQILNKVSDKEKETARRILNKNSYSMPESNEKDW; this is translated from the coding sequence TTGTCGTTTATAACTGCTTTCATGTGTTCAGGGTTTCTCTTTGGTCAGAAAAACTACAGGACTTTGGTGTACGAAGGCAATGAAAAATTTAACGGTAAAGATTATGATGGTGCCTCTGTAAAGTATCTGGAAGCGATAAGAGCAAACGGAAAAGATTTTACAGCACATTACAATTTAGGAAACGCATTATATAAAAGTAAAAAATACGAAGAGGCAAAGGCGGAGTTTGAAACAGCACAGAAACTATCTCAGACACTTGCAGACAAGGCGGCGGCACTTCATAATTTAGGAAATACTTATATGCAGATGAAACAGCCGGATAAGGCTGCAAATTTTTATAAGCAATCCTTAAAACAAAATCCTTACAGCGAGGCTACAAGAAAAAATTATGAAATTGCCAAGCTGAAAGAAAAAGAAAACCAACAGAAAAAACAACAGCAAAATAACTCTGGTAAAGGAGGCGGCGGTGGTAAAGACCAAAAACAAAATGATGATCAAAAAGGAAATCCTAAAGATCAAAAGCAGGATCAGGGACAAGGTCAGCAAAATCAAGGCAAAGGGCAGGGAAATGATCCCAACCAAAGCCAGAATGATGAAGGCAAAATCCCAAAAGATCTGGAAAATCAAATACTCAACAAAGTAAGCGATAAAGAAAAAGAAACCGCCAGAAGAATTTTGAATAAAAATTCTTATTCGATGCCAGAGAGCAACGAGAAAGATTGGTGA
- a CDS encoding BatD family protein, with protein MQSRITYILFLFISVISYGQVNLTVTPDKTSYSGKDVVNLSIVLEIEGSEYSQQTKLRLPDFSKFNLIGTGSVSNGFVDPETNTVISQSITRLALEPKQKGKVKIGSFLITINNKIYKTEPFDIIIKDVEKKAAVASASKDVYLNMEIEDRDVYQDQATIAVLKVYSKNMDNFRRVKNIHLPKQDDLDVYPVSFAKSEIDPSDNGNMASQVLAVFMLFPNEAGYVEIPGVSASVNSYSNKNKIVSNKVKINVKKLPEGSPEYFKNAVGNFNVSVANISKEKAEVKKPINVVVKVSGEGNLKNMELPKIAESPDYEIFAPKITSHVTVGTTGMKGEISANYLIIPNKAGEITIKTEQFAFFDPSSKEYVDLGQEILAVNTFSHDQIMESRTTVEKVNEYTNNFLETVNTPVLKTTSFKVKEKSKFHWNILLTNITILSGLFIAYLLFITWQKKRKRAKEIIPSKHLGSVAETENEIRENLKTDLNDYFSYLENLKDNEDYEKFFQTFEELDNEVKRQYSQSSMEDFRSFLESNKGSAIAEEYRVLSQKIQIEKYAPVKSPEGMEELLKAIVNLYSKISK; from the coding sequence ATGCAGAGCAGAATTACCTACATATTATTTCTTTTCATATCCGTAATTTCTTACGGGCAGGTAAATCTTACGGTAACTCCTGATAAAACAAGCTATAGCGGAAAAGATGTTGTCAACCTTAGTATTGTACTTGAGATCGAAGGCAGTGAATATAGCCAACAAACTAAACTGCGTTTACCGGATTTTTCTAAATTTAATTTAATAGGTACCGGATCTGTAAGCAATGGCTTCGTGGATCCTGAAACGAACACTGTAATTTCTCAATCTATAACGAGGTTAGCTCTTGAACCAAAACAGAAGGGAAAAGTTAAAATCGGTTCATTTCTGATAACAATCAATAATAAAATCTACAAAACCGAACCGTTTGATATTATTATAAAAGATGTAGAGAAAAAAGCTGCTGTTGCGAGTGCTTCAAAAGATGTTTATCTGAATATGGAGATTGAAGACCGTGATGTTTATCAGGATCAGGCTACAATTGCTGTTCTGAAGGTATATTCCAAAAATATGGATAATTTCAGAAGAGTGAAAAATATCCATCTGCCAAAGCAGGATGATTTGGATGTTTATCCGGTAAGCTTTGCAAAATCTGAGATTGACCCTTCTGATAACGGAAATATGGCATCACAGGTTTTGGCAGTGTTTATGTTATTTCCCAATGAGGCAGGATACGTTGAAATTCCTGGAGTTTCGGCATCTGTAAATTCTTATTCTAATAAAAATAAAATTGTTTCCAATAAAGTTAAAATTAACGTTAAAAAACTTCCGGAAGGTTCTCCCGAATATTTTAAAAATGCGGTCGGTAACTTTAATGTAAGTGTCGCTAATATATCAAAAGAAAAAGCTGAGGTAAAAAAACCAATTAATGTTGTCGTAAAGGTAAGCGGGGAGGGAAATCTTAAAAATATGGAACTTCCTAAGATTGCAGAATCTCCTGATTATGAGATTTTTGCTCCTAAAATAACTTCACATGTTACTGTGGGAACAACAGGAATGAAGGGAGAGATTTCAGCAAATTATCTTATTATTCCTAACAAAGCAGGAGAAATTACCATTAAAACCGAACAATTTGCATTTTTTGATCCTTCGAGTAAAGAATATGTAGATCTTGGTCAGGAAATATTAGCGGTAAATACATTTTCTCACGATCAAATTATGGAATCTCGTACAACAGTTGAAAAGGTAAATGAATACACTAATAATTTTCTTGAAACAGTAAATACGCCGGTTTTAAAAACAACATCATTTAAAGTAAAAGAGAAAAGCAAATTTCACTGGAATATACTTTTAACCAATATTACAATTCTTTCGGGCTTATTTATAGCTTATCTGCTATTTATAACTTGGCAAAAAAAACGTAAAAGAGCTAAGGAAATTATACCTTCCAAACATTTAGGCTCTGTTGCTGAAACAGAAAACGAAATCAGAGAAAATCTTAAAACTGATCTAAATGATTATTTCAGCTACTTAGAAAATCTTAAAGATAATGAAGATTATGAAAAGTTTTTTCAAACTTTTGAAGAGCTTGATAATGAGGTAAAAAGACAGTATTCACAGAGTTCCATGGAGGATTTCAGGAGCTTTTTAGAAAGTAATAAAGGTTCTGCTATTGCCGAAGAATACAGAGTTCTTTCTCAGAAAATACAGATTGAGAAATATGCTCCGGTAAAATCTCCGGAAGGGATGGAAGAACTTTTGAAAGCAATTGTTAATTTGTATTCTAAGATTAGCAAATAA
- a CDS encoding MarC family protein — translation MEIFNNFSIKEIITCFMVLFAVIDIIGSIPVVVSLQQKFGQIEARKASLIAGAIMLVFLFVGDKILKFIGVDVNSFAIAGAFVIFIIALEMILGIEINKTSELKAASIVPIAFPLVAGAGTLTTTLSLKAEFHDINIIFGIILNTIFVYLVLKSATWLEKKMGDATLAILQKVFGIILLAISIKLFTANFAQLVQNYINF, via the coding sequence ATGGAGATATTTAATAATTTTTCTATAAAAGAGATTATCACCTGTTTTATGGTACTGTTTGCAGTAATCGATATTATAGGATCAATTCCGGTTGTGGTGAGTCTTCAGCAAAAATTCGGACAGATTGAAGCCAGAAAAGCATCTCTTATAGCAGGTGCAATTATGCTTGTTTTCCTTTTTGTAGGGGATAAAATACTAAAGTTTATCGGAGTTGATGTCAATTCTTTTGCTATTGCAGGAGCATTCGTTATTTTTATAATCGCCCTGGAAATGATTTTAGGAATTGAAATTAATAAAACTTCAGAATTGAAAGCCGCATCAATCGTACCAATTGCTTTTCCTTTGGTGGCAGGAGCAGGAACCTTAACAACAACCTTATCTCTAAAAGCTGAATTTCACGATATTAATATTATTTTTGGGATTATTCTCAACACAATTTTCGTATATTTGGTGCTGAAATCTGCAACATGGTTAGAGAAGAAAATGGGTGATGCTACATTGGCTATTTTACAGAAAGTTTTCGGGATTATCCTTTTGGCGATTTCAATTAAATTATTCACCGCAAATTTTGCGCAGCTGGTGCAGAATTATATTAATTTTTAA